The following proteins are encoded in a genomic region of Prosthecobacter sp. SYSU 5D2:
- a CDS encoding PEP-CTERM sorting domain-containing protein → MLAVPTGSFLRLVLLSGGLAWACLLGTARGIILYDTGDALVNTTAPAGMYADSGWSYQGMYGDFLGTMIAPQYFITADHIGVSAVPTFTSVESGSIYTIDAAANAGIGFWQVGDTDLRIYKINESFSAYAPLYMGELEAGMDLVVYGRGGPRGAEVELGGDLKGWYHTGADGVVRWGANEVDGITTISGNEYLRASFSPVLGQNEATLSVGDSGGAVFVNDGGVWKLAGINYGVDGFFDTNNVTGDGLEFEAALFDRGGFYQGSDGAGWAGPLPDGSAGSFYASRISASALEIQGIVGVPEPGGILLIMVGAGLGMRRRR, encoded by the coding sequence ATGCTAGCGGTGCCAACGGGCTCGTTTTTACGTTTGGTCCTCCTTTCCGGAGGGCTGGCCTGGGCATGCCTGCTGGGCACCGCCAGAGGGATCATCCTATATGATACCGGGGATGCTCTGGTGAATACCACCGCTCCAGCGGGGATGTATGCGGACAGCGGCTGGAGCTACCAGGGGATGTACGGGGACTTTTTGGGCACGATGATCGCGCCGCAGTATTTCATTACCGCAGATCACATCGGCGTATCCGCCGTGCCCACTTTTACCAGTGTGGAATCAGGGAGCATCTATACGATAGATGCGGCGGCAAATGCGGGAATAGGATTTTGGCAGGTGGGGGATACGGATCTGCGGATCTATAAGATCAACGAGAGCTTTTCAGCTTATGCACCGCTCTATATGGGTGAGCTCGAAGCGGGCATGGATCTTGTGGTATACGGTCGCGGCGGGCCACGCGGGGCGGAGGTGGAGCTGGGAGGCGACCTGAAGGGCTGGTATCACACCGGGGCAGACGGGGTGGTGCGCTGGGGGGCAAATGAGGTGGACGGCATTACGACGATCAGTGGCAATGAATACCTGCGGGCCAGTTTCAGCCCGGTGCTGGGCCAGAATGAGGCGACGCTTTCCGTGGGGGATTCCGGCGGGGCGGTTTTTGTGAATGACGGCGGCGTCTGGAAGCTGGCAGGCATCAACTATGGTGTGGACGGCTTTTTTGATACCAACAATGTAACTGGCGACGGGCTGGAGTTTGAGGCCGCGCTTTTTGACCGTGGAGGGTTTTACCAAGGAAGCGACGGTGCCGGCTGGGCAGGACCTCTGCCTGACGGAAGTGCAGGGAGTTTTTATGCCTCGCGCATTTCCGCGAGTGCGCTGGAGATCCAGGGAATCGTGGGCGTGCCGGAGCCGGGCGGCATCCTGTTGATAATGGTAGGTGCGGGGCTGGGAATGCGGCGGCGAAGGTGA